A single genomic interval of Lacrimispora sphenoides JCM 1415 harbors:
- a CDS encoding DUF5692 family protein, with amino-acid sequence MFVFSESVPAILVLLVWLGVFISLFAANELSRRFKWVGFGCFVVLPVVLTVLWLTTLKDTSYMDWFHLAKVYSSTAGCIGFWCIRHIKKLQHNKIALCFPPLILAINILEACIRDFEVSQYVAPVMEFMNNQVQYYIGGSWNVMNGIAGLLNIVTITGWFGICIRKKTSKDKSQDMLWPDMMWFWIIAYDLWNFAYTYNCLPTHAWYCGLALLLAPTICAFTVGKGAWLQHRAQTLALWCMFAQTFPVFQDASSFLVHSRSSKAIAEAAIREGMLSPDGYTVLTGTGIQPVAGVSPDTTFLFVMSLLALLANIGVFVYMIHRMYKTKRNPYTGELYTDHKKYQEIKALAE; translated from the coding sequence ATGTTTGTGTTTTCAGAAAGTGTTCCTGCAATATTGGTTTTACTGGTATGGCTTGGGGTGTTTATATCGTTGTTTGCCGCAAATGAATTGAGCCGTCGTTTTAAGTGGGTGGGGTTTGGCTGCTTTGTTGTGCTTCCGGTTGTTTTAACAGTTTTATGGCTGACGACGTTAAAGGATACTTCTTATATGGACTGGTTTCATCTGGCAAAGGTTTACTCCTCTACGGCGGGGTGTATTGGCTTTTGGTGTATCCGTCATATCAAAAAGCTTCAGCATAATAAAATTGCGTTGTGTTTCCCGCCGTTAATTCTGGCGATCAATATTCTGGAAGCCTGTATCCGTGATTTTGAAGTAAGCCAGTATGTGGCACCGGTTATGGAGTTTATGAACAACCAGGTCCAGTACTATATTGGTGGTTCATGGAATGTCATGAACGGGATTGCAGGTCTCTTAAATATTGTGACCATTACAGGCTGGTTTGGAATCTGTATTCGAAAGAAGACCAGTAAGGATAAAAGCCAGGATATGCTTTGGCCTGATATGATGTGGTTCTGGATTATCGCCTATGATTTATGGAATTTCGCTTATACTTACAACTGCCTTCCGACTCACGCATGGTATTGCGGATTAGCACTTTTACTGGCCCCCACAATTTGTGCATTTACAGTGGGCAAGGGGGCATGGCTGCAGCATCGTGCCCAGACACTGGCACTGTGGTGTATGTTTGCCCAGACGTTTCCGGTATTTCAGGATGCCAGCAGTTTTCTGGTGCATTCCCGATCCAGTAAGGCTATTGCAGAAGCAGCGATACGGGAAGGAATGCTTTCCCCTGACGGGTATACGGTATTGACCGGAACAGGAATCCAACCGGTGGCAGGTGTATCACCGGATACTACTTTTTTGTTTGTTATGAGTTTGCTGGCTCTTCTTGCAAATATCGGAGTCTTTGTCTATATGATTCACAGAATGTATAAGACAAAGAGAAATCCATATACCGGAGAATTATATACGGATCATAAGAAGTATCAGGAGATTAAGGCTTTGGCGGAGTAA
- a CDS encoding PTS sugar transporter subunit IIB gives MKKLKITLACAGGMSSSMLCKKIITASEKKGYAGTECEAYSVHSLQSAAPGSDVILLGPQVGYMKDTIMKKYPDIPVEVIYMKDYGMMNGEKIFNDMAEKFGW, from the coding sequence ATGAAAAAACTTAAAATAACACTTGCCTGTGCCGGCGGTATGTCAAGCAGTATGCTGTGTAAGAAAATTATCACAGCATCAGAAAAGAAAGGCTATGCAGGTACAGAGTGCGAAGCCTATTCTGTTCATAGTTTGCAGTCGGCAGCTCCGGGGAGTGATGTAATTTTGCTTGGGCCTCAGGTAGGATATATGAAGGATACCATAATGAAAAAGTACCCGGATATTCCTGTTGAGGTTATTTACATGAAAGACTATGGGATGATGAACGGTGAAAAAATATTTAATGACATGGCAGAAAAGTTTGGTTGGTAA
- a CDS encoding acyclic terpene utilization AtuA family protein encodes MKKEIKILAPCGILGYGYPKSSFLKGMSYKPDAIVVDAGSTDAGPHKLGAGVAIVSEKACKKDLEIMITEGAKAGIPVIIGSAGGSGGRVHVEWTWNIIKEILKEQALQSQKVAIIWADIPKEAVKEKLHNGKVQPLGLSVKELTEVRLELTNGIVAQMGHEPIVKALESGADIIICGRAYDPSPFAAVAVYHGFPLSYGYHAGKILECAALCAVPGTTKDCMLGTITEEGFLITPLSDDRICTPLSVAAHTFYEKDHPYILHGPGITLNLKDCEFKQVDEKSVFVTGSRMEQSNPYCIKLEGAMKVAYRTFVVAGVRDSLMISRLEEIERLAEEQVRTYYSDIPEEDYTIHFINYGMNGVMGELEPSKELPHEVGIVFEVIAKSQELADAVCGSLRSSLLHYGYIGRKSTAGNLAFPFAPSDISFGPVYEFSVYHLMEVEDSCQMFPIEYPDM; translated from the coding sequence ATGAAGAAGGAAATAAAAATACTTGCACCCTGTGGAATCCTTGGTTACGGATATCCCAAATCCTCTTTTTTAAAAGGAATGTCTTATAAACCGGATGCGATTGTTGTTGATGCGGGAAGTACTGATGCAGGACCGCATAAATTAGGTGCCGGAGTAGCAATTGTAAGTGAAAAAGCCTGTAAAAAAGACTTGGAAATCATGATTACGGAGGGGGCAAAAGCTGGAATCCCGGTAATCATCGGGTCAGCCGGAGGAAGCGGGGGAAGAGTTCATGTTGAATGGACCTGGAATATTATAAAAGAAATTCTTAAGGAACAAGCATTGCAATCACAAAAGGTAGCGATCATATGGGCGGATATTCCAAAGGAAGCGGTAAAAGAAAAATTACATAATGGCAAAGTTCAGCCGTTGGGTCTTTCTGTAAAAGAATTGACGGAAGTACGGTTGGAATTAACCAATGGTATTGTGGCTCAGATGGGGCATGAACCGATTGTAAAAGCATTAGAATCGGGAGCTGATATCATAATCTGCGGAAGAGCTTATGACCCATCTCCCTTTGCGGCAGTAGCCGTGTATCACGGATTTCCGCTGAGCTATGGATATCATGCCGGTAAGATTCTTGAGTGTGCAGCCCTTTGTGCCGTACCGGGAACTACGAAAGACTGCATGCTTGGAACCATAACCGAGGAAGGATTTTTGATTACACCATTATCTGATGATAGAATTTGCACTCCTCTTTCTGTGGCAGCACATACATTTTATGAAAAAGATCATCCATATATCCTTCATGGTCCGGGAATAACCTTAAATCTAAAAGATTGTGAATTTAAACAGGTTGATGAAAAGAGTGTATTTGTAACCGGAAGCAGGATGGAACAATCGAATCCTTACTGTATTAAATTAGAGGGAGCCATGAAAGTTGCCTACAGAACCTTTGTGGTAGCGGGTGTAAGAGATTCTCTTATGATATCACGGTTAGAGGAAATAGAGAGACTTGCAGAAGAACAAGTCAGAACTTATTATTCGGATATACCGGAGGAAGATTATACGATTCACTTTATTAATTATGGAATGAATGGTGTAATGGGAGAGCTGGAACCTTCGAAAGAATTACCCCATGAAGTCGGAATCGTTTTTGAGGTAATTGCAAAGTCCCAGGAACTTGCTGATGCAGTATGCGGCTCACTCCGATCCAGTTTACTGCATTATGGTTATATCGGAAGAAAATCAACTGCCGGAAATCTGGCTTTCCCATTCGCGCCAAGTGATATTTCATTTGGTCCAGTATATGAATTTTCTGTTTATCACTTAATGGAAGTGGAAGATAGTTGTCAGATGTTTCCCATTGAATACCCTGATATGTAA
- a CDS encoding DUF4387 domain-containing protein has translation MAECSLYDCAKVIRSKNSGPFEITLDVLFDDPVIYQKIKDSNIINKTTVCNLYRLTEDKITQIVFYDKALGFKITFARKISSGTCYDTDVYGAQQHAPLSELIVSI, from the coding sequence ATGGCGGAATGCAGTTTATATGATTGTGCGAAAGTAATACGTTCAAAGAACAGTGGACCTTTCGAGATTACTCTGGATGTTCTTTTTGATGATCCGGTCATATATCAAAAAATAAAAGACAGTAATATTATTAATAAAACTACGGTTTGCAATCTATACCGGTTGACTGAGGATAAAATCACGCAAATTGTTTTTTATGACAAGGCATTGGGGTTTAAGATTACATTTGCGAGAAAAATATCATCAGGTACTTGTTACGATACCGATGTTTATGGGGCACAACAACATGCACCTTTAAGTGAATTAATAGTCAGCATTTAG
- a CDS encoding ABC transporter permease: MAKQKAGGAQSKLKRIWRDRLLYLTLLPTLIYFFVFHVIPIIGMKLAFYDYRIKGDNVFVGFTYFKKLFSTPVFFQILENTLIISAMKIFLFFPMPIIFAIMLNEFKAGPFRKSVQVISYLPHFLSWVVIAGIWFEFLSPSTGILNSVLTGLGFEKVNLLTSKGSIRWVLLASESWRSIGWDSIVYLTAIMGIDPTLYEAAKIDGANRFQIVGSIVLPALAVTMVTVLILNIGFFMNAGLDQVLNFTNAAVNSKIDIIDTYVYRIGLQNSQYSLATAANLFKGVIGTLLIVSTHLFSKKLTGKGAW; the protein is encoded by the coding sequence ATGGCAAAACAAAAAGCCGGGGGGGCACAATCAAAGTTAAAGCGCATCTGGCGGGACAGGTTATTATATCTTACCTTACTGCCCACTTTAATATATTTCTTTGTATTCCATGTGATTCCGATCATTGGTATGAAATTGGCCTTTTATGATTACCGGATTAAAGGTGATAATGTATTTGTAGGATTTACATATTTTAAAAAGTTATTTTCGACTCCGGTATTTTTTCAGATACTGGAAAACACTTTGATTATCAGTGCGATGAAGATATTCCTGTTTTTTCCGATGCCTATCATTTTTGCAATTATGTTAAATGAATTCAAGGCAGGTCCTTTTCGAAAGAGCGTACAGGTGATTTCTTATCTGCCGCATTTCCTTTCCTGGGTTGTAATTGCGGGAATATGGTTTGAATTTTTATCCCCTTCTACCGGGATTTTAAACAGCGTTTTGACCGGTTTAGGTTTTGAAAAAGTAAATTTGTTAACAAGCAAAGGTTCAATAAGATGGGTTCTGCTGGCATCAGAATCCTGGAGATCCATTGGGTGGGATTCTATTGTATATCTAACGGCAATCATGGGGATTGACCCAACTCTATATGAAGCTGCAAAAATAGATGGGGCTAACCGTTTTCAGATTGTTGGAAGTATCGTTTTACCGGCTTTGGCTGTAACAATGGTTACTGTTTTAATTCTGAATATCGGTTTCTTTATGAATGCAGGTCTGGATCAGGTGCTGAACTTTACCAATGCTGCAGTTAATTCTAAGATTGATATCATAGACACCTATGTTTATCGGATTGGTCTGCAAAATTCCCAGTATTCCCTGGCAACAGCAGCCAATCTATTTAAAGGTGTAATCGGTACACTCTTAATTGTTTCTACCCATCTGTTTTCTAAAAAGCTGACTGGTAAGGGTGCATGGTAG
- a CDS encoding carbohydrate ABC transporter permease produces MKRRKKISIGKLLCGFIMMLLALCMLVPLLNILARSLSQPDLVHGLKGFDILPKGFSTVNYQVILGQPIVIRSILNSLFITVAGVCLNIILTSSAAYVLTRPGLVGKKVFMYFFIIMMIFEPGIVQEYFLMKNIHLLDNLFSMVIYRSVNVYYLIILMRFMEEVPASIQEAARIDGAGHYNILFKIMIPLCRIPLITVGMFYAVFRWNEFFKSSIFLTSKNHTVLQVLLRQFVVNSDSQVIVGASNILANNNIAQLDNASLKAATIVVAVVPILLLYPIILKYYTNGVMSGGVKE; encoded by the coding sequence ATGAAAAGAAGAAAGAAAATATCAATTGGTAAACTTCTATGCGGCTTTATTATGATGCTATTAGCTTTATGTATGTTAGTTCCATTATTGAATATCCTGGCAAGATCTCTTTCACAACCGGATTTAGTTCATGGCCTGAAAGGATTTGATATACTGCCCAAAGGATTTTCCACGGTTAATTATCAGGTTATTTTAGGACAGCCTATTGTAATCAGAAGTATACTGAACTCATTATTTATTACGGTTGCCGGCGTGTGTTTAAATATTATATTGACATCCAGTGCGGCTTATGTTTTAACAAGGCCGGGCCTGGTTGGTAAAAAGGTCTTTATGTACTTCTTTATTATTATGATGATATTTGAGCCGGGTATTGTACAGGAATATTTTTTGATGAAAAATATTCATTTATTGGATAATCTGTTTTCCATGGTTATTTACAGAAGTGTAAATGTCTATTATCTGATTATATTAATGAGATTTATGGAAGAGGTTCCGGCTTCCATTCAGGAAGCTGCAAGAATTGATGGAGCTGGGCATTATAACATCTTATTTAAGATCATGATTCCTTTATGCAGAATCCCATTAATTACGGTAGGAATGTTTTATGCGGTGTTCCGCTGGAATGAATTTTTTAAATCCAGTATCTTTCTGACCAGCAAAAATCATACTGTTTTGCAGGTGCTTTTAAGACAATTTGTTGTTAATTCAGATTCACAGGTAATTGTCGGTGCATCCAATATTTTAGCGAATAATAATATTGCGCAATTGGATAACGCTTCCTTAAAAGCTGCAACCATTGTAGTAGCTGTTGTACCAATTTTATTATTATATCCTATTATTCTTAAATACTATACGAATGGTGTTATGTCAGGAGGTGTGAAAGAGTAG
- a CDS encoding extracellular solute-binding protein produces MKKTISYLLVMGMAILSLAGCGKKIDSGSNVQSIQDSTNDSSSVTIKAVIKDLSADDEVSVKFLEAVSSGVSKELGREVHIELAPISDGTYSESMSLLLQSGEIPDLMYFQGGDYQFAITQGILEDLTQYVNNSTNVKALMQPFNKERLANYPYLLWLSPDRIKVPVVRQDWFDAAKSSKALLDNPSTDNYKAFFQELKENNNLKAAFTVPGDISELDTVFNLAFGVKATWIKEGEKFVYSKVTNAEKEKLAFYAELYKEGLLDNEWLTKKWDTKESAFYNGEVGVVSGTQGSVVNVYNNKMVIQNGENAKLVILPPAKGAAQGYTPGDVSKESRGWAISKYSDNKDVAFAVLEYMAGKEGQLLDKLGYEGEEYNIENNEIVLTDKISEWWPRFHESIANFDAPISSKTPYFSEAALKSLDMVNTYSSFDNAFVIPDEYATNWDASQALYIEFAADVISGNRSIDDFDQFVADWNALGGAEITEYANTILK; encoded by the coding sequence ATGAAAAAAACAATTTCATATTTATTAGTTATGGGAATGGCAATACTGTCCCTGGCTGGCTGCGGAAAAAAGATTGATTCCGGTTCCAATGTACAGAGCATACAGGACAGCACGAATGATTCATCATCTGTAACAATTAAGGCAGTAATAAAGGATTTATCAGCAGATGATGAAGTTTCCGTAAAATTTCTGGAGGCAGTAAGCAGCGGTGTCTCAAAAGAGCTTGGCCGGGAAGTACATATTGAACTGGCACCGATCTCTGATGGTACTTATTCAGAAAGTATGAGTCTGCTGCTTCAAAGCGGTGAAATTCCGGATCTGATGTATTTCCAGGGCGGCGATTATCAATTTGCCATTACCCAGGGAATCTTGGAAGACTTGACCCAATATGTCAATAATTCAACGAATGTTAAAGCATTAATGCAGCCATTTAACAAGGAAAGATTAGCGAACTATCCATATCTTTTATGGTTGTCACCGGATAGAATAAAGGTTCCGGTTGTGAGACAAGACTGGTTTGATGCAGCAAAATCAAGTAAGGCACTTTTGGATAATCCTTCTACAGACAATTATAAAGCATTCTTCCAGGAATTAAAAGAGAACAACAATTTAAAAGCAGCATTTACTGTACCCGGAGATATATCTGAGCTGGATACCGTATTTAACCTGGCCTTTGGGGTTAAGGCAACCTGGATAAAAGAAGGTGAAAAGTTTGTTTACAGTAAAGTTACAAATGCAGAAAAAGAAAAATTGGCATTTTATGCAGAGCTTTATAAAGAGGGCTTATTGGATAATGAATGGCTGACAAAAAAATGGGATACAAAAGAAAGTGCCTTTTATAATGGCGAAGTTGGAGTTGTGAGCGGAACCCAAGGCAGTGTCGTTAATGTTTACAATAATAAGATGGTAATACAAAATGGGGAAAATGCTAAGCTGGTTATTCTTCCGCCGGCAAAAGGTGCAGCACAAGGGTATACTCCAGGTGATGTCAGTAAGGAATCCCGCGGCTGGGCAATCAGCAAATATTCGGATAATAAGGATGTCGCTTTTGCAGTCTTAGAGTATATGGCCGGTAAGGAAGGTCAGCTTCTCGATAAATTGGGTTACGAAGGTGAAGAATACAATATAGAGAATAATGAAATTGTATTAACCGATAAAATATCGGAATGGTGGCCTCGTTTCCATGAATCAATTGCAAATTTTGATGCGCCCATATCAAGTAAGACTCCGTATTTCAGCGAAGCAGCCCTTAAATCTTTAGATATGGTCAATACCTATTCTTCTTTTGACAATGCATTTGTTATACCGGATGAATATGCAACGAACTGGGATGCAAGTCAGGCACTTTACATAGAATTTGCAGCGGATGTAATAAGCGGTAACCGTTCCATTGATGATTTCGATCAATTTGTTGCAGATTGGAATGCGTTAGGCGGAGCAGAAATTACTGAATATGCGAACACGATATTGAAATAA
- a CDS encoding ADP-ribosylglycohydrolase family protein yields MMLTREYLIQNKEVALDKAIGSLGGLAIGDSFGDAARSPENQRDYGITTDFNKGSSWSTDDTEFALLTAETMIEAGGDFTSEDVVNMWLRHVATEDELKRGGVSEVEACNNLRRGMRPPESGRFNAYYLSDGAAMRSGPIGILCAGDPERAARLAEIDASVSHHMDGVWGAQAVAVAVSLAMVDASMDEILDAVLKTAPEGSWFRETLLRAFKIVEDAKGDIADAWMPLHYELFSTHRSTVAEALPEVFGCLKLEHGSFKSGLILAGNFGRDADTIGAVAGAVLGAKYGAKGIPEKWLQKTRYPSGTCLGFTKGIDIFDRAAKLAALIK; encoded by the coding sequence ATGATGTTAACAAGAGAATATCTGATTCAAAATAAAGAAGTTGCACTGGATAAAGCAATCGGTTCACTCGGTGGTTTAGCGATCGGTGACTCCTTCGGGGATGCTGCAAGAAGCCCGGAAAACCAAAGAGATTATGGAATAACTACAGATTTTAATAAGGGTTCTTCCTGGAGTACGGACGATACGGAATTTGCCCTTTTGACGGCTGAAACTATGATTGAAGCCGGCGGTGATTTTACCTCAGAAGATGTAGTAAATATGTGGTTAAGACATGTGGCAACAGAAGATGAGCTGAAACGTGGCGGTGTCAGCGAAGTGGAAGCATGCAATAATCTGCGGAGAGGCATGCGTCCGCCAGAATCAGGAAGATTCAATGCTTACTATTTAAGCGATGGCGCTGCGATGAGAAGCGGCCCGATTGGTATCCTATGTGCAGGTGATCCGGAAAGAGCAGCCAGACTGGCGGAAATTGATGCCAGCGTAAGCCATCATATGGATGGTGTCTGGGGAGCACAGGCCGTTGCTGTTGCAGTATCCTTGGCAATGGTTGATGCTTCCATGGACGAAATATTAGATGCTGTTTTAAAAACAGCACCGGAAGGGTCCTGGTTCAGGGAAACATTATTACGTGCCTTTAAAATTGTAGAGGATGCAAAAGGTGATATTGCAGATGCCTGGATGCCATTGCATTATGAATTATTCTCCACACACCGTTCTACGGTGGCGGAGGCGCTTCCGGAAGTATTTGGGTGCTTAAAATTAGAGCATGGCAGTTTTAAGTCAGGTTTGATTCTCGCCGGCAATTTTGGACGGGATGCAGATACCATTGGAGCTGTAGCAGGGGCTGTTCTTGGAGCAAAATATGGTGCAAAAGGCATACCAGAGAAGTGGCTGCAAAAAACCAGATATCCATCCGGAACCTGTTTAGGCTTTACAAAAGGAATTGATATCTTTGACCGCGCAGCCAAATTAGCAGCCTTAATTAAATAA
- a CDS encoding ADP-ribosylglycohydrolase family protein produces the protein MIPDKYLEKVYSGFLGMNIGIRLGAPVEPTIWTYERILNTYGEITDYVKDYKNFAADDDVNGPVYFLRALYDDAKDGNLKPQDVARAWLNYTREGVGMFWWGGYGISTEHTAYLNLKNGIPAPQSGSMNQNGQLLAEQIGGQIFIDTWGLVNPCRPDKAAEFGQSAASVSHDGEGIYGARFFCACIAHAFQCQDIHEIIQVGLSQIPDHSIYAKVVNAVLDFYKKNSNWRDCYNMLVRDWGYDKYGGVCHIIPNAGVCALSMVYGNGDFARTVEIATMCGWDTDCNAGNVGTVLGVMCGIEGLPKKYRKPMNDGIILSGISGYLNNLDVPTYAKEVALLGYRLAQEEAPASLPDSIKEGEVYFDFELPGSTHNMRVSNSFYCTASHSTDVAFKGNGSLKILVDRMTRGNQCKLFYKPFYRREEFSDERYMPVFTPTVYPGQTVSMKLYLDQWNGWETLGIAPYVRSMSDKKEHLQGYIKLVQGEWIDVTFVIPEVDGDLIDEVGIVIEGYSIAKAKTLGFLYLDEFYITGKSKYTIKIAKQRNEFGTITPFSVNHGAWGKDGDALSLMRCEPAFAYAGNYFSKDVRVTVPVTPINGESHLLQIRAQGARRGYIAGFSEQGKAAIYKNDFGYKKMIETDFAWKPGTAYKLTLEAVGDMITLSIDDEKIIEMKDDSFRYGMFGCGSIGMGRTLFGDFEIIEI, from the coding sequence ATGATACCTGATAAATATTTGGAAAAGGTATATTCCGGATTTCTGGGGATGAATATTGGTATTCGTTTAGGGGCTCCTGTAGAGCCGACCATATGGACTTATGAACGTATTTTAAATACATACGGCGAAATTACGGATTATGTAAAAGACTATAAAAATTTTGCTGCAGATGATGATGTGAATGGGCCGGTTTATTTTCTACGGGCTTTATATGATGATGCAAAAGACGGTAATTTAAAACCCCAGGATGTTGCCAGGGCATGGCTGAATTATACCCGCGAGGGTGTTGGCATGTTCTGGTGGGGCGGCTATGGCATCAGTACGGAGCATACTGCATACTTAAACTTAAAGAATGGTATTCCTGCACCGCAATCCGGGTCTATGAATCAAAATGGCCAATTACTTGCAGAACAGATCGGAGGCCAGATATTTATTGATACCTGGGGACTGGTAAATCCTTGCCGGCCGGACAAAGCAGCAGAATTTGGGCAGAGTGCCGCCAGCGTGTCCCATGATGGAGAAGGAATTTATGGTGCCCGTTTCTTCTGTGCATGTATTGCCCATGCCTTTCAGTGTCAGGATATCCATGAAATTATTCAAGTGGGGCTGTCACAAATCCCTGATCATAGCATATATGCAAAGGTTGTAAATGCAGTCCTTGATTTTTACAAAAAAAACAGTAATTGGCGGGATTGTTATAACATGCTAGTGCGTGATTGGGGATATGATAAATACGGCGGTGTCTGCCATATAATACCTAACGCAGGTGTATGTGCATTATCCATGGTATATGGGAATGGAGATTTTGCAAGGACCGTTGAAATTGCGACTATGTGCGGCTGGGATACAGACTGTAATGCAGGTAATGTAGGAACCGTACTGGGTGTTATGTGTGGGATCGAAGGACTGCCGAAAAAGTATCGTAAGCCAATGAATGATGGAATTATTCTATCTGGAATTTCCGGTTATTTGAACAATCTGGATGTACCTACTTACGCGAAAGAGGTTGCTCTGCTGGGGTACAGACTGGCTCAGGAAGAAGCTCCGGCCTCTCTGCCTGATAGTATAAAAGAAGGAGAAGTTTATTTTGATTTTGAACTGCCGGGATCTACTCATAATATGCGGGTATCAAATTCATTTTATTGTACTGCAAGCCATTCCACTGATGTAGCATTTAAAGGAAACGGTTCGCTGAAGATATTGGTCGATCGGATGACACGCGGAAATCAATGTAAGCTGTTCTATAAACCTTTTTACCGGCGGGAAGAATTTTCTGATGAGCGTTATATGCCGGTATTTACGCCTACGGTATATCCGGGCCAGACAGTATCTATGAAGCTTTATCTGGATCAGTGGAATGGCTGGGAAACACTTGGGATAGCACCTTATGTTCGTTCTATGAGCGATAAAAAAGAGCATTTACAGGGATATATTAAATTAGTGCAGGGGGAATGGATTGACGTGACCTTTGTGATACCGGAGGTAGACGGGGATTTAATTGATGAAGTAGGTATTGTAATAGAAGGTTATTCCATTGCAAAAGCCAAAACCCTGGGATTCTTATACTTAGATGAATTTTATATTACAGGTAAAAGCAAGTATACTATTAAAATTGCAAAGCAGCGAAATGAATTTGGTACAATTACCCCATTTTCTGTCAATCATGGAGCCTGGGGGAAGGACGGAGATGCGCTGTCTCTAATGAGGTGTGAGCCGGCCTTTGCCTATGCCGGTAATTATTTTTCAAAAGATGTAAGGGTGACAGTACCGGTAACTCCGATCAATGGGGAAAGCCACCTGTTACAAATCCGTGCTCAAGGTGCAAGGCGTGGATATATTGCCGGATTTTCAGAACAGGGGAAAGCAGCCATCTATAAAAATGATTTTGGTTATAAAAAAATGATAGAAACTGATTTTGCCTGGAAACCTGGTACTGCTTATAAACTTACTCTGGAAGCGGTTGGTGATATGATTACCTTGTCCATAGATGATGAGAAAATAATAGAGATGAAAGATGACAGCTTCCGGTACGGCATGTTTGGCTGTGGTTCCATTGGCATGGGGAGAACATTATTTGGTGATTTTGAAATTATAGAGATTTAG
- a CDS encoding FadR/GntR family transcriptional regulator encodes MGFAPIENERLSDKVVRVIMEQIKDGTLKPGDKLPNELDLADEFCVSRGILREALTILQARNYICRKPKEGTFVNPNISEILNVPAGITLKEGSYSDLIEMRICLEQRTVEKIIETASDEEIVELYDLISETDKKKGARSIDHYFHYRLAELSHNAIFMNFIDSYYDIIDEVVTHTTKNTNRRQEIYKEHCEIIQALKERDKEKAKAAVVSHLENVLQNIKND; translated from the coding sequence ATGGGTTTTGCTCCAATTGAGAATGAAAGACTATCAGATAAAGTTGTACGGGTTATAATGGAACAGATAAAAGACGGTACTTTAAAACCTGGAGATAAATTACCAAATGAACTTGATCTGGCTGATGAATTCTGCGTAAGCAGAGGAATTCTAAGAGAAGCCCTAACGATATTACAAGCAAGAAATTATATCTGTAGAAAGCCGAAAGAGGGTACATTTGTTAATCCGAATATTTCGGAAATTTTGAATGTTCCTGCGGGAATTACACTAAAAGAAGGTTCTTACAGCGATTTAATTGAAATGCGTATATGCTTGGAACAAAGGACTGTGGAGAAAATCATTGAGACTGCATCGGATGAAGAGATTGTAGAATTATATGATTTGATTTCAGAAACAGACAAGAAAAAAGGAGCGCGTTCCATCGATCACTATTTTCACTATCGTCTTGCAGAGCTTTCCCATAATGCGATATTTATGAATTTTATTGATTCCTATTATGATATCATTGATGAGGTTGTTACCCATACAACGAAGAATACAAACCGCAGACAGGAAATATATAAAGAACATTGTGAAATCATTCAAGCTCTTAAGGAAAGAGATAAAGAAAAGGCAAAAGCAGCAGTGGTAAGCCATCTTGAAAATGTATTACAAAATATCAAAAACGATTGA